A single genomic interval of Camelina sativa cultivar DH55 chromosome 11, Cs, whole genome shotgun sequence harbors:
- the LOC104724770 gene encoding F-box protein At5g46170-like, which translates to MAVIIHRSDPPSRIHPEPPQTLEIDHFDRLPDSILLLVFNKIGDVKALGRCCVVSRRFHSLVPQVDNVVVRVDCVISDDDSSSLLSIKSRSAASSGSFSAIFRLVFGGIVKPLQALGQFLGTKRPSCGGSGSSSLSISGGDDEGGEIEQGGVTHHSPTQVLKNFDEIRYLRIELPSGELGIDDGVLLKWRAEFGSTLENCVILGASSVIQPNPMRNSQACDTTIVEASASDDNGSIPESFYTNGGLKLRVVWTISSLIAASARHYLLQPIIAEHKTLDSLVLTDSDGQGVLCMNRDQLEELRVKPLSASSASKRTLVPALNMRLWYAPTLELPDGTVLKGATLVAIRPSESKKEVSDISWVSSAFEEPYETAAKMLVKRRTYCLEMNSF; encoded by the coding sequence ATGGCCGTTATTATCCACCGCTCAGATCCACCGTCACGGATCCATCCCGAACCACCTCAAACCCTAGAAATCGACCACTTCGATCGTCTCCCTGACTCAATCCTCCTCCTCGTTTTCAACAAAATCGGCGACGTCAAAGCTCTCGGACGATGCTGCGTCGTCTCTAGAAGATTCCATTCTCTCGTTCCTCAAGTCGACAACGTCGTCGTTCGTGTCGATTGCGTTATCTCCGATGATGATTCGTCGTCTCTTTTGTCTATCAAATCCCGCTCCGCTGCTTCTTCCGGATCTTTCTCCGCTATATTTCGTCTTGTTTTCGGTGGCATTGTGAAGCCGTTACAAGCTCTAGGTCAATTCCTTGGTACGAAGAGACCGTCGTGCGGTGGTTCTGGATCGTCTTCTTTGTCTATtagtggtggtgatgatgaaggTGGAGAGATCGAGCAAGGAGGTGTTACGCATCATTCTCCTACGCAGGTTTTGAAAAACTTTGATGAGATTCGTTACTTGCGTATTGAGCTACCTAGTGGTGAATTAGGGATTGATGATGGAGTTTTGTTGAAATGGAGAGCTGAATTTGGTTCTACTCTTGAGAATTGTGTGATTCTCGGTGCTTCTTCTGTGATTCAACCCAATCCTATGAGAAATTCTCAAGCTTGTGATACAACAATCGTCGAAGCTTCTGCCTCTGACGATAACGGGAGTATACCGGAATCGTTCTACACAAACGGAGGTTTGAAATTGCGTGTTGTATGGACTATTAGCTCGTTGATTGCTGCATCAGCACGACATTACTTGTTACAGCCGATCATCGCCGAACATAAGACGCTTGATAGTTTAGTTCTCACTGATTCTGATGGGCAAGGTGTGCTATGTATGAACAGAGATCAGCTAGAAGAGCTTAGGGTGAAACCATTATCAGCTTCCTCTGCTTCCAAGAGGACACTTGTGCCTGCTCTGAATATGAGGCTTTGGTATGCTCCAACTTTGGAGTTGCCTGATGGAACTGTGTTAAAAGGTGCGACTTTAGTGGCGATAAGACCGAGCGAGTCGAAAAAGGAAGTGTCTGATATCTCTTGGGTATCTTCAGCTTTTGAAGAGCCTTATGAGACGGCTGCTAAGATGCTGGTCAAGAGAAGGACTTACTGCCTAGAAATGAACTCGTTCTAG
- the LOC104724769 gene encoding ornithine aminotransferase, mitochondrial, whose amino-acid sequence MAATTRRLLQCVSKRVSTYAGVRRSYGGVPQSNSKSPPSSSSSQRLIELESEFSAHNYHPVPVVFSRANGSTIWDPEGKRYIDFLAAYSAVNQGHCHPKIMKALQEQVEKLTLSSRAFYNDKFPVFAERLTNRFGYDMVLPMNTGAEGVETALKLARKWGHENKNIPKDEVIIVSCCGCFHGRTLAVISMSCDNDATRGFGPLLPGNLKVDFGDADSLKKIFEEKGDKIAGFLFEPIQGEAGVIIPPDGYLKSVRELCTKHNVLMIADEVQSGLARSGKMLACDWEDIRPDMVILGKALGGGVIPVSVVLANKDVMLHIKPGQHGSTFGGNPLASAIAMASLDVIEEEKLVERSANLGDELRIQLNEIKKQFPKYIKEVRGRGLFNAVEFNSESLSPVSAYDICLSLKERGVLAKPTHNTIVRLTPPLSISSDELREGSKALRDVLELDLPNLRKINSGKTPVSHLTECDRCGRSLYA is encoded by the exons ATGGCAGCTACCACGAGACGGTTGCTCCAGTGTGTGTCTAAAAGAGTTTCTACCTACGCCGGAGTGCGGCGGAGCTATGGCGGTGTTCCGCAGTCGAACTCCAAATctcctccgtcttcttcttcttctcagcgaTTGATCGAATTAGAATCTGAATTCAGTGCCCACAA TTACCATCCTGTTCCGGTTGTGTTTTCTCGTGCAAATGGCTCAACTATATGGGACCCTGAAGGAAAGAGATACATTGATTTCCTTGCTGCTTACTCCGCAGTTAATCAG GGACATTGCCATCCTAAGATCATGAAGGCATTGCAGGAACAAGTGGAGAAACTCACTTTAAGTTCACGAGCGTTTTATAACGATAAGTTCCCGGTGTTTGCTGAGCGTCTCACGAATAGGTTTGGTTATGATATGGTGCTTCCTATGAACACTGGTGCTGAAGGTGTTGAAACCGCTTTGAAATTAGCAAGGAAATGGggtcatgaaaataaaaatatcccCAAAGATGAG GTTATAATCGTCTCTTGTTGTGGTTGCTTTCATGGTCGTACATTAGCAGTTATTTCCATGAGTTGTGACAATGATGCTACTCGTGGATTCGGACCATTGTTGCCGGGGAATCTTAAAGTTGATTTTGGTGACGCGGATTCACTTAAGAAAATCTTTGAAG AAAAAGGAGATAAAATAGCGGGATTTCTTTTTGAGCCGATTCAAGGTGAAGCTGGA GTTATTATTCCCCCTGATGGTTATTTGAAGTCTGTAAGAGAACTCtgcacaaaacacaatgttttGATGATAGCTGATGAAGTACAAAGCGGTCTTGCTAGATCCGGAAAGATGTTAGCTTGTGACTGGGAAGATATTCGTCCTGACATGGTG ATACTTGGGAAAGCATTAGGTGGAGGAGTAATTCCAGTAAGTGTAGTGCTTGCTAATAAAGATGTGATGCTTCATATCAAACCCGGCCAACACGGAAG CACATTTGGTGGGAACCCTTTAGCTAGTGCTATAGCTATGGCTTCTTTAGACGTTATCGAGGAAGAGAAACTCGTGGAAAG ATCAGCAAATCTTGGAGATGAACTGAGGATTCAGTTGaatgaaatcaagaaacagTTTCCAAAATACATAAAGGAAGTACGAGGAAGGGGATTGTTTAATGCGGTTGAGTTCAATAGCGAAAGCTTATCTCCGGTTTCAGCTTACGATATTTGCTTGAGCTTGAAGGAGAGAGGAGTCTTGGCTAAACCGACTCACAACACTATTGTCCGGTTAACTCCACCGCTCTCCATAAG CTCTGATGAACTACGAGAAGGCTCTAAGGCTCTTCGAGATGTTCTTGAGCTCGATCTTCCGAATCTGCGGAAAATCAATTCCGGTAAAACCCCGGTTTCTCATTTAACCGAGTGCGATCGCTGCGGAAGAAGCCTCTATGCTTGA
- the LOC104724772 gene encoding putative ALA-interacting subunit 2, whose amino-acid sequence MMEVEGSSTSMNRASDQSSSLRSRRSKALYQFKQQKLPACKPVLTPTSVITVFLLMGFVFIPIGLITLRASRDAIEIIDRYDVDCIPEEYKTNKLLYITDSSIPKNCTRYLKVQKYMKAPIFIYYQLDNYYQNHRRYVKSRSDQQLLHGLEYSHTSSCEPEESANGLPIVPCGLMAWSMFNDTFAFARERTKLKVSRNNISWKSDREHKFGKNVYPLNFQNGTLIGGAKLDPKIPLSDQEDFIVWMRAAALLSFRKLYGRIEEDLEPGNVVEVNLMNNYNTYSFSGQKKLILSTSNWLGGRNDFLGITYIVVGSSSIVISIIFMLLHLKNPRPYGDNSWNKKSLSS is encoded by the exons ATGATGGAAGTGGAAGGGTCGAGCACTTCGATGAATCGTGCTTCTGATCAATCCTCCTCCTTACGATCCAGACGATCTAAAG CTCTGTATCAGTTTAAGCAGCAGAAACTCCCAGCTTGTAAGCCAGTCTTAACACCAACGTCG GTTATAACAGTGTTTCTACTGATGGGTTTTGTTTTCATTCCCATTGGTCTCATTACTCTTCGTGCTTCTCGTGAT GCTATTGAAATTATAGACCGGTATGATGTTGATTGCATTCCTGAAGAATATAAAACCAATAAATTGTTGTATATAACTGATTCATCTATCCCAAAGAATTGTACGCGTTACTTGAAG GTACAAAAGTATATGAAAGCTCCAATTTTTATCTACTACCAGCTCGATAACTACTATCAAAACCACCGTCG gtATGTAAAGAGTAGAAGTGATCAGCAACTGTTACATGGACTTGAGTATAGCCACACAAGTTCTTGTGAACCCGAGGAGTCAGCTAATGGCCTCCCGATTGTTCCTTGTGGTTTGATGGCTTGGAGTATGTTCAATGATACATTTGCGTTTGCTCGTGAAAGAACGAAACTGAAGGTGAGCCGGAATAACATTTCGTGGAAAAGTGACCGTGAGCACAAGTTTGGAAAGAATGTGTATCCTCTCAATTTCCAGAATGGAACTTTGATTGGTGGAGCAAAGTTAGATCCGAAAATTCCA CTAAGTGACCAAGAGGACTTTATCGTGTGGATGCGAGCAGCTGCGTTGCTAAGCTTCCGGAAGTTATATGGAAGAATTGAAGAGGACTTGGAACCTGGAAACGTTGTTGAAGTAAATTTGATGAACAATTACAACACTTACAGCTTTAGTGGGCAGAAGAAGCTTATTCTATCCACATCAAATTGGTTAGGAGGAAGAAATGATTTCCTCGGCATCACCTATATTGTCGTTGGTTCTTCTTCCATAGTCATATCCATCATCTTCATGCTGCTCCATTTGAAAAATCCGAG GCCTTATGGGGATAATTCTTGGAACAAGAAAAGCCTTTCAAGTTGA
- the LOC104724771 gene encoding 50S ribosomal protein HLP, mitochondrial isoform X1 yields MAAALASRLSRGGRSLLRGLNNGGLMNTSFNGMMNETILSQQQQRRTFIQMGTVLKVVDNSGAKKVKCIQALKGKKGARLGDTIVASVQEAMPNGKVKKGAVVYGVVVRAAMQRGRVDGSEVRFDDNAVVLVDSKDKKTKTDRQPIGTRVFGPVPHELRKKKHLKILALAQHIA; encoded by the exons ATGGCGGCAGCTCTCGCTTCCAGATTATCCCGAG GAGGACGCTCGTTGCTTAGAGGTCTTAACAATGGTGGTTTGATGAATACTTCTTTTAATGGAATGATGAATGAAACTATCCTCTCTCAG cagcaacagcgcAGGACATTCATTCAAATGGGAACAGTTCTCAAAGTAGTGGACAATTCGGGTGCTAAGAAAGTGAAGTGTATTCAAGCTCTAAAGGGGAAAAAGGGAGCTCGACTTGGCGATACCATAGTTGCTTCGGTGCAAGAAGCTATGCCAAACGGTAAAGTGAAGAAAGGAGCGGTTGTTTACGGTGTGGTTGTGCGTGCTGCGATGCAGAGAGGTCGTGTTGATGGAAGCGAAGTTAGGTTTGATGATAACGCTGTTGTTCTTGTCGACAGTAAAGACAAGAAGACCAAAACCGATCGCCAGCCGATTGGTACTAGAGTGTTTGGTCCTGTTCCGCATGAGCTTCGCAAGAAGAAACATCTCAAGATTCTTGCTTTGGCTCAACACATTGCTTGA
- the LOC104724771 gene encoding 50S ribosomal protein HLP, mitochondrial isoform X2, which produces MAAALASRLSRGGRSLLRGLNNGGLMNTSFNGMMNETILSQQQRRTFIQMGTVLKVVDNSGAKKVKCIQALKGKKGARLGDTIVASVQEAMPNGKVKKGAVVYGVVVRAAMQRGRVDGSEVRFDDNAVVLVDSKDKKTKTDRQPIGTRVFGPVPHELRKKKHLKILALAQHIA; this is translated from the exons ATGGCGGCAGCTCTCGCTTCCAGATTATCCCGAG GAGGACGCTCGTTGCTTAGAGGTCTTAACAATGGTGGTTTGATGAATACTTCTTTTAATGGAATGATGAATGAAACTATCCTCTCTCAG caacagcgcAGGACATTCATTCAAATGGGAACAGTTCTCAAAGTAGTGGACAATTCGGGTGCTAAGAAAGTGAAGTGTATTCAAGCTCTAAAGGGGAAAAAGGGAGCTCGACTTGGCGATACCATAGTTGCTTCGGTGCAAGAAGCTATGCCAAACGGTAAAGTGAAGAAAGGAGCGGTTGTTTACGGTGTGGTTGTGCGTGCTGCGATGCAGAGAGGTCGTGTTGATGGAAGCGAAGTTAGGTTTGATGATAACGCTGTTGTTCTTGTCGACAGTAAAGACAAGAAGACCAAAACCGATCGCCAGCCGATTGGTACTAGAGTGTTTGGTCCTGTTCCGCATGAGCTTCGCAAGAAGAAACATCTCAAGATTCTTGCTTTGGCTCAACACATTGCTTGA
- the LOC104724768 gene encoding KH domain-containing protein At4g18375-like — protein sequence MVERGKRNHNRFRDSNNENNRNQKRRLSYESEEKMDNKDDLIVVYRILCPSGVIGSVIGKSGKVINLIRQETRARIKVVDPFPGCSERVITIFCSVTEKKDIVDIENSELNYTVPLCSAQDALLKVHDAIVASLATAADNTKIDRDDIRECRVLVPSSQCSNVIGKAGSIIKKIRSRTRANVKIVSKNVSDPSHTCAMDFDNIVLISGESESVKKALFAVSAIMYKVSPREQIPLDTTVQEVPASIIIPSELSVYPQAGLYPNQDPIFQHGANVSSFMGYGDNAANPMPVFSASVVHGGFGGSSRSENLVIKVMCSSSKIGRVIGKGGSTIKGIRQASGSHIEVNDSRSNHDEDCVITVTATESPDDLKSMAVEAVLLLQEKINDEDEDKVKMQLLVASKVIGCIIGKSGSIISEIRKRTKADIHISKGSNKPKCADPNDELVEISGEVSCVRDALIQLVLRLRDDVLRDREIGSRNQPPPARSENNNFFSSGSSNTGVAVPPSFMSSVPATVDFDRRPETRSSMSMLPSSGGLYGYGSFPMGNNSYGSNSYSSNLYGGLPQSTTMEVRIPASAVGKVMGRGGGNLDNIRRISGALIEISDSNNSHGGRIALISGTPEQKRTAENLFQAFIMST from the exons ATGGTGGAGCGTGGGAAGAGGAATCATAACCGTTTTAGAGATAGTAACAATGAGAACAACAGGAATCAAAAGAGACGTCTTTCTTATGAATCCGAAGAGAAGATGGATAACAAAGACGATCTCATTGTTGTTTACAGAATCTTGTGTCCTAGTGGAGTCATTGGTAGTGTTATAGGCAAAAGTGGCAAAGTTATCAACTTGATTAGGCAAGAAACTAGAGCTAGGATCAAAGTTGTTGATCCTTTTCCAGGTTGTAGCGAAAGAGTCATTACCATTTTTTGCTCTGTTACTGAGAAGAAAGACATTGTCGACATTGAGAATAGCGAATTGAATTACACCGTTCCTTTGTGTTCTGCTCAAGATGCTCTTCTTAAAGTCCATGATGCTATTGTGGCTTCTTTAGCCACTGCTGCTGACAACACTAAGATAGATAGAGATGATATCAGAGAATGTCGCGTTTTGGTTCCCTCTAGTCAATGTTCTAATGTGATTGGTAAAGCTGGTTCGATTATTAAGAAGATTAGAAGTAGAACTAGAGCTAACGTTAAGATTGTCTCTAAAAATGTTTCTGATCCTTCACACACTTGTGCAATGGATTTtgacaacattgttttg ATATCTGGTGAGTCTGAATCAGTGAAGAAGGCACTTTTTGCTGTTTCTGCAATCATGTACAAAGTCAGTCCTCGAGAACAGATTCCTCTGGATACAACTGTCCAAGAAGTTCCCGCTAGTATTATAATTCCTTCAGAGCTATCTGTCTATCCACAAGCCGGTTTATACCCAAATCAGGATCCTATTTTCCAACATGGGGCCAACGTTTCATCATTCATGGGTTATGGAGACAATGCTGCAAATCCAATGCCGGTTTTTTCTGCTTCTGTGGTTCATGGTGGTTTTGGCGGGTCTTCAAGATCTGAGAATTTGGTTATAAAAGTTATGTGCTCGTCTTCCAAAATCGGCCGTGTTATAGGGAAAGGAGGATCAACCATTAAGGGGATAAGACAAGCAAGCGGGTCTCATATCGAGGTTAATGACTCGAGGTCAAATCATGATGAAGACTGTGTTATCACTGTCACTGCTACAGAGTCTCCTGATGATTTGAAGTCTATGGCGGTTGAAGCTGTTCTTCTACTTCAAGAGAAAATCAACGATGAAGACGAGGACAAAGTTAAAATGCAACTCCTTGTAGCTTCTAAAGTAATAGGATGCATTATAGGGAAGAGTGGCTCAATCATTAGCGAAATCAGGAAAAGGACAAAGGCTGATATTCACATTTCAAAAGGGAGTAATAAGCCTAAGTGTGCTGATCCTAATGATGAGCTCGTTGAG ATATCAGGTGAAGTAAGCTGTGTGAGAGATGCTCTTATTCAGTTAGTTCTGAGGCTGCGAGATGATGTTttaagagatagagagattggTTCCAGGAATCAACCGCCTCCTGCAAGATCTGAGAATAATAATTTCTTCTCTTCGGGTAGTAGCAATACTGGTGTAGCAGTTCCTCCATCTTTCATGTCTTCTGTTCCGGCTACTGTAGATTTTGATAGGAGACCAGAAACCAGGAGCAGCATGAGTATGCTTCCTTCTAGCGGTGGACTCTATGGTTATGGAAGTTTTCCG ATGGGCAATAACAGTTACGGATCCAACTCTTACTCATCCAATCTATATGGAGG ATTGCCTCAATCTACTACTATGGAGGTTCGAATTCCTGCAAGTGCGGTGGGTAAAGTTATGGGCAGAGGAGGAGGCAACTTGGATAACATAAGAAGG aTATCAGGAGCTTTGATAGAAATTTCTGATTCCAATAATTCCCATGGCGGTCGCATTGCTCTCATTTCCGGAACACCTGAACAGAAGCGTACCGCAGAGAACTTGTTCCAAGCTTTTATCATGTCCACTTGA